The genomic DNA ACTACGTGGTTATGCTGTCTGTACCGAATAGTCCACCTCCCTCGCATCGTCCCCCTGTGAGATTCTCCACGTGCTGCGCAACCTACTGCGGCTTTGACGTACTCCCTTCCTGGTTCTTGCTTTCTAGTAAGGCGGACTCGAGGTTGTCTAGTCTGCGCGACATTTCATCCACTGATGATGCCCGTTGGGCCCGTTCTTAGCATAGGTTCTTGGGGGGTTGCTGCAGCCGAAGCGAGCGGCACATACTCTTGGCAAAGATTTCGGAGGAGACGCTGGCAAACTTATTTGACAGCGTGTTAAGCAGATCCTCGACGGCAGCGGAAACGTCTGCGTTGGTGCTCTCAGATGACTGGGGAGTCTCGGTCAGGGTCGTTGTATTTGGGAGGAGACGATGCTCGGGCATCACAGGACACGTACAGTGGCCTtgtcggccgtcttggacTCGGTGTCGCTGGaggacatgatggcggcgcaaCGGGCAGACCCAGTCTCGTTGTGGAAAGTCGTTTATGAGTGAGAGGAGCGGTGAGGCTCAAGAGATAAGCGTTGTGGAAGGCGATGTGGATGAGAACGATCCAGGGGACTAAGCAGTCAGTCAGGTTGAGAGCGACGAGAGAGTGCTGAGTGCTGGGCTGCTGATGATACTGGGGCGTGCGCTGAG from Purpureocillium takamizusanense chromosome 4, complete sequence includes the following:
- a CDS encoding uncharacterized protein (EggNog:ENOG503P8N1~COG:S), with amino-acid sequence MSSSDTESKTADKATSSESTNADVSAAVEDLLNTLSNKFASVSSEIFAKMDEMSRRLDNLESALLESKNQEGSTSKPQ
- a CDS encoding uncharacterized protein (EggNog:ENOG503P8N1~COG:S) translates to MPEHRLLPNTTTLTETPQSSESTNADVSAAVEDLLNTLSNKFASVSSEIFAKMDEMSRRLDNLESALLESKNQEGSTSKPQ